A region of Carassius auratus strain Wakin chromosome 23, ASM336829v1, whole genome shotgun sequence DNA encodes the following proteins:
- the LOC113041387 gene encoding disks large-associated protein 4-like isoform X4, whose amino-acid sequence MVGSVERKDLTAVSTCTAVYKKNPPPIPPRTTSKPYIAVTVQSSTESAQDTYLDSQDQRSEVNSQSGRSNSSDSIASSRTGSLVKAKRPPILPPIPAPREPVPLPSARVTTPPPTIVPPSLAPDAKNQPASLTVALSEPQAPPKRKLSSIGIQVDCVQPILREEQTPTTRFQSIGVQVEDGRPLSRYTSMASRQETTEAESQSDGKPSQNKTPHQSLDCGSVLKPSLQEKLDPALDPSSLPPPDPSLQAGSMNGAVEQPGGAACLRDGCWFQKLLQAETERMEAWCQQMEQETKDKPLSEEVLGKVRSAVGCAQLLMSQKFKQFQGLCEQNLDASAQPRPTAQDLAGFWDLLQLSIEDISMKFDELHLLKSNDWKMCETQDKKEEKKSAPSHTPKKTVKVKPSGGKEKSSDSLADKQRQEARKRLMAAKRAVSERQNSATESAESIEIYVPEAQTRL is encoded by the exons ATGGTGGGCTCCGTTGAACGAAAAGATCTAACAGCGG TCTCCACGTGTACGGCCGTCTATAAGAAGAATCCTCCGCCTATTCCTCCTCGAACCACCTCCAAACCCTACATCGCGGTGACGGTCCAGAGCAGCACCGAATCGGCCCAGGACACGTACCTGGACAGCCAGGACCAGCGCAGCGAGGTCAACAGCCAATCAGGACGCAGCAACTCCTCCGACAGCATCGCCAGCTCTCGGACGGGGAGTCTGGTCAAGGCCAAGCGGCCACCCATCCTGCCCCCAATCCCCGCCCCGCGGGAACCCGTGCCCCTGCCCAGCGCCAGAGTGACCACGCCCCCTCCCACCATAGTCCCGCCCTCTCTCGCCCCAGACGCCAAAAACCAGCCAGCGAGCCTCACAGTGGCACTCAGCGAACCGCAAGCCCCGCCCAAAAGAAAGCTCTCCTCCATTGGCATTCAG GTGGACTGTGTGCAGCCGATTCTGAGAGAGGAGCAAACTCCCACCACCAGGTTCCAGTCCATCGGGGTTCAGGTTGAAGACGGCAGGCC ACTCAGTCGCTACACTAGCATGGCGTCTAGACAGGAGACGACGGAGGCTGAATCTCAGTCCGACGGTAAACCCTCGCAGAACAAGACGCCCCACCAGAGTCTGGACTGCGGCAGCGTTCTCAAACCCTCGCTGCAGGAGAAGCTGGACCCAGCGCTGGACCCGTCCTCCCTCCCGCCGCCCGACCCGTCTCTGCAGGCTGGGAGCATGAACGGGGCCGTGGAGCAGCCTGGGGGTGCGGCGTGCCTCAGGGACGGGTGCTGGTTCCAGAAACTTCTTCAGGCCGAGACCGAACGCATGGAGGCCTGGTGTCAGCAGATGGAGCAGGAGACCAAAGACAAACCGCTGTCAGAGGAGG TTTTGGGGAAGGTGCGCAGTGCCGTAGGATGCGCTCAGCTCTTGATGTCTCAGAAGTTCAAGCAGTTTCAGGGTCTCTGTGAGCAGAACCTG GATGCGAGTGCTCAGCCGCGGCCCACAGCGCAGGATCTGGCCGGTTTCTGGGATCTGCTGCAGCTCTCCATCGAGGACATCAGCATGAAGTTTGACGAGCTGCACCTCCTCAAGTCCAACGACTGGAAGATGTGCGAGACCCAGGACAAAAAG GAGGAGAAGAAGTCGGCTCCGTCCCACACACCAAAGAAGACGGTGAAGGTCAAACCCAGCGGAGGAAAGGAGAAGAGCAGCGACTCGCTGGCCGACAAACAGCGTCAGGAGGCCAGGAAGAGACTGATGGCGGCCAAGCGAGCGGTTTCTGAACGACAGAACTCTGCCACCGAGAGCGCCGAGAGCATCGAGATCTACGTCCCCGAGGCTCAGACGCGACTCTAA
- the LOC113041387 gene encoding disks large-associated protein 4-like isoform X3 — translation MVGSVERKDLTAGGFGRNTEKKTNNTLSVDLLIVSFLFNATGWTHAVDADRFTLRGRGKVSTCTAVYKKNPPPIPPRTTSKPYIAVTVQSSTESAQDTYLDSQDQRSEVNSQSGRSNSSDSIASSRTGSLVKAKRPPILPPIPAPREPVPLPSARVTTPPPTIVPPSLAPDAKNQPASLTVALSEPQAPPKRKLSSIGIQVDCVQPILREEQTPTTRFQSIGVQVEDGRPLSRYTSMASRQETTEAESQSDGKPSQNKTPHQSLDCGSVLKPSLQEKLDPALDPSSLPPPDPSLQAGSMNGAVEQPGGAACLRDGCWFQKLLQAETERMEAWCQQMEQETKDKPLSEEVLGKVRSAVGCAQLLMSQKFKQFQGLCEQNLDASAQPRPTAQDLAGFWDLLQLSIEDISMKFDELHLLKSNDWKMCETQDKKEEKKSAPSHTPKKTVKVKPSGGKEKSSDSLADKQRQEARKRLMAAKRAVSERQNSATESAESIEIYVPEAQTRL, via the exons ATGGTGGGCTCCGTTGAACGAAAAGATCTAACAGCGGGTGGGTTCGgaagaaacacagaaaaaaagacaaataacacCCTTTCAGTGGATCTTTTAATCGTGTCTTTTTTGTTTAACGCGACGGGATGGACGCACGCCGTCGACGCTGATCGCTTCACActcagaggaagaggaaaag TCTCCACGTGTACGGCCGTCTATAAGAAGAATCCTCCGCCTATTCCTCCTCGAACCACCTCCAAACCCTACATCGCGGTGACGGTCCAGAGCAGCACCGAATCGGCCCAGGACACGTACCTGGACAGCCAGGACCAGCGCAGCGAGGTCAACAGCCAATCAGGACGCAGCAACTCCTCCGACAGCATCGCCAGCTCTCGGACGGGGAGTCTGGTCAAGGCCAAGCGGCCACCCATCCTGCCCCCAATCCCCGCCCCGCGGGAACCCGTGCCCCTGCCCAGCGCCAGAGTGACCACGCCCCCTCCCACCATAGTCCCGCCCTCTCTCGCCCCAGACGCCAAAAACCAGCCAGCGAGCCTCACAGTGGCACTCAGCGAACCGCAAGCCCCGCCCAAAAGAAAGCTCTCCTCCATTGGCATTCAG GTGGACTGTGTGCAGCCGATTCTGAGAGAGGAGCAAACTCCCACCACCAGGTTCCAGTCCATCGGGGTTCAGGTTGAAGACGGCAGGCC ACTCAGTCGCTACACTAGCATGGCGTCTAGACAGGAGACGACGGAGGCTGAATCTCAGTCCGACGGTAAACCCTCGCAGAACAAGACGCCCCACCAGAGTCTGGACTGCGGCAGCGTTCTCAAACCCTCGCTGCAGGAGAAGCTGGACCCAGCGCTGGACCCGTCCTCCCTCCCGCCGCCCGACCCGTCTCTGCAGGCTGGGAGCATGAACGGGGCCGTGGAGCAGCCTGGGGGTGCGGCGTGCCTCAGGGACGGGTGCTGGTTCCAGAAACTTCTTCAGGCCGAGACCGAACGCATGGAGGCCTGGTGTCAGCAGATGGAGCAGGAGACCAAAGACAAACCGCTGTCAGAGGAGG TTTTGGGGAAGGTGCGCAGTGCCGTAGGATGCGCTCAGCTCTTGATGTCTCAGAAGTTCAAGCAGTTTCAGGGTCTCTGTGAGCAGAACCTG GATGCGAGTGCTCAGCCGCGGCCCACAGCGCAGGATCTGGCCGGTTTCTGGGATCTGCTGCAGCTCTCCATCGAGGACATCAGCATGAAGTTTGACGAGCTGCACCTCCTCAAGTCCAACGACTGGAAGATGTGCGAGACCCAGGACAAAAAG GAGGAGAAGAAGTCGGCTCCGTCCCACACACCAAAGAAGACGGTGAAGGTCAAACCCAGCGGAGGAAAGGAGAAGAGCAGCGACTCGCTGGCCGACAAACAGCGTCAGGAGGCCAGGAAGAGACTGATGGCGGCCAAGCGAGCGGTTTCTGAACGACAGAACTCTGCCACCGAGAGCGCCGAGAGCATCGAGATCTACGTCCCCGAGGCTCAGACGCGACTCTAA
- the LOC113041387 gene encoding disks large-associated protein 4-like isoform X1, producing the protein MKGLGANRGRHLSETCDPSAGPQEPLCPLAPDPHATFLLSPTVNHYATLDPHLHHFPVSTPTTLQSDYLLPLNNQLSTSSTFPRLHYTTQQEQSDYTQQACVAQTGSHSGTLTSSMSMGMGLGLGLGAPAMISSGTATISSAAAAKMNRLPANLLDQLERHLPLQRDGFSTLQFHRRSRGSKQRSESPSRIRNLVQSVQKLFAKSQSMEVSAVKGSITAGPAGDAAKAARRSKSKDRAKTEGTKRRPRPNLSGFWSSDDGLEDEAPAQPAAGPLAVAYRNPLSMMTLGRAVSDSQAAPRTHPQGYNTIAAHTLKSSKSSGDLKPTVSLPPSTGQTGEHSLVKRGSWSTLTLCQARQVLQKGSATVNRTLLKSKSCHGQEMTCNFLQVPAGDWSGTTGKGGGGVGDIPCRRMRSGSYVKAMGDMEDSEDSDGPPSPKPSPKTAARRQSYLKATQHSLSEQQPPLLPPRSCMPSLCEVSTNRSLDNLECLMGANEAALQHWDADGGFGQRCSTLGRGSTMGQVEQGYRSGTAYGQLDSQALEALDLPTPSCFRSRSHSYLRAIQAGCSQDDDTGSADSDETPPITSSISSYSSATVSTCTAVYKKNPPPIPPRTTSKPYIAVTVQSSTESAQDTYLDSQDQRSEVNSQSGRSNSSDSIASSRTGSLVKAKRPPILPPIPAPREPVPLPSARVTTPPPTIVPPSLAPDAKNQPASLTVALSEPQAPPKRKLSSIGIQVDCVQPILREEQTPTTRFQSIGVQVEDGRPLSRYTSMASRQETTEAESQSDGKPSQNKTPHQSLDCGSVLKPSLQEKLDPALDPSSLPPPDPSLQAGSMNGAVEQPGGAACLRDGCWFQKLLQAETERMEAWCQQMEQETKDKPLSEEVLGKVRSAVGCAQLLMSQKFKQFQGLCEQNLDASAQPRPTAQDLAGFWDLLQLSIEDISMKFDELHLLKSNDWKMCETQDKKEEKKSAPSHTPKKTVKVKPSGGKEKSSDSLADKQRQEARKRLMAAKRAVSERQNSATESAESIEIYVPEAQTRL; encoded by the exons CAGGCTTGTGTGGCTCAGACTGGCAGTCACTCGGGCACGCTCACGTCCTCCATGTCCATGGGCATGGGTTTGGGTCTGGGACTGGGTGCTCCAGCTATGATCAGCAGCGGCACAGCCACCATCTCATCCGCGGCGGCCGCCAAGATGAACCGGCTCCCGGCCAACCTACTGGACCAGCTGGAGCGCCACCTACCCCTGCAGCGGGACGGCTTCAGCACGCTGCAGTTCCACCGGCGCAGCCGCGGCTCCAAGCAGCGCAGCGAGAGTCCCAGCCGCATCCGCAACCTGGTGCAGTCCGTCCAGAAGCTGTTCGCCAAGTCCCAGTCCATGGAGGTGTCGGCGGTCAAAGGGAGCATCACCGCGGGTCCAGCCGGAGACGCGGCTAAAGCGGCCCGCCGCAGCAAAAGCAAAGACCGCGCCAAGACCGAAGGCACCAAACGCCGTCCGCGACCCAATCTCTCAGGCTTCTGGAGCTCAGATGACGGTTTGGAGGACGAGGCGCCGGCTCAACCCGCCGCCGGGCCGTTAGCAGTGGCTTATCGAAACCCTCTCAGCATGATGACGCTGGGCAGGGCTGTGTCGGACAGTCAGGCGGCTCCCAGAACACATCCGCAGGGCTACAACACCATCGCAGCGCATACACTCAAATCCTCCAAGAGCAGTGGAGATCTCAAGCCCACCGTCAGCCTGCCGCCCTCCACGGGCCAGACGGGGGAACACTCGCTGGTCAAGAGGGGCTCGTGGTCCACGCTGACCCTCTGTCAGGCTCGACAGGTGCTCCAGAAGGGATCCGCCACCGTCAACCGCACCCTGCTCAAGTCCAAGTCCTGCCACGGCCAGGAGATGACCTGCAACTTCCTCCAG GTGCCTGCGGGTGACTGGAGCGGGACGACGGGTAAGGGAGGCGGCGGTGTGGGGGATATCCCGTGCAGACGGATGCGCAGCGGCAGTTATGTTAAAGCCATGGGAGACATGGAGGACAGCGAGGACTCGGACGGACCCCCTTCACCCAAACCCTCGCCCAAAACCGCCGCCAGACGCCAGAGTTACCTGAAGGCCACACAGCACTCGCTCAGTGAACAGCAGCCGCCGCTGCTACCCCCTCGCAG cTGTATGCCGTCTCTATGCGAGGTCTCCACCAATCGCAGCCTGGATAACCTGGAGTGTCTGATGGGAGCCAATGAGGCGGCTCTGCAGCACTGGGACGCTGATGGGGGCTTCGGTCAGCGCTGCTCCACACTGGGACGAGGCTCCACCATGGGACAG GTGGAGCAGGGCTACCGGAGCGGCACGGCGTACGGTCAGCTGGACTCTCAGGCGCTGGAGGCCTTGGATCTGCCCACACCCAGCTGCTTCCGCTCGCGGAGCCACAGTTACCTGCGCGCCATCCAGGCCGGCTGCTCTCAAGACGACGACACGGGCTCCGCAGACTCCGACGAGACGCCCCCCATAACCTCATCCATCAGCAGCTACAGCAGCGCCACCG TCTCCACGTGTACGGCCGTCTATAAGAAGAATCCTCCGCCTATTCCTCCTCGAACCACCTCCAAACCCTACATCGCGGTGACGGTCCAGAGCAGCACCGAATCGGCCCAGGACACGTACCTGGACAGCCAGGACCAGCGCAGCGAGGTCAACAGCCAATCAGGACGCAGCAACTCCTCCGACAGCATCGCCAGCTCTCGGACGGGGAGTCTGGTCAAGGCCAAGCGGCCACCCATCCTGCCCCCAATCCCCGCCCCGCGGGAACCCGTGCCCCTGCCCAGCGCCAGAGTGACCACGCCCCCTCCCACCATAGTCCCGCCCTCTCTCGCCCCAGACGCCAAAAACCAGCCAGCGAGCCTCACAGTGGCACTCAGCGAACCGCAAGCCCCGCCCAAAAGAAAGCTCTCCTCCATTGGCATTCAG GTGGACTGTGTGCAGCCGATTCTGAGAGAGGAGCAAACTCCCACCACCAGGTTCCAGTCCATCGGGGTTCAGGTTGAAGACGGCAGGCC ACTCAGTCGCTACACTAGCATGGCGTCTAGACAGGAGACGACGGAGGCTGAATCTCAGTCCGACGGTAAACCCTCGCAGAACAAGACGCCCCACCAGAGTCTGGACTGCGGCAGCGTTCTCAAACCCTCGCTGCAGGAGAAGCTGGACCCAGCGCTGGACCCGTCCTCCCTCCCGCCGCCCGACCCGTCTCTGCAGGCTGGGAGCATGAACGGGGCCGTGGAGCAGCCTGGGGGTGCGGCGTGCCTCAGGGACGGGTGCTGGTTCCAGAAACTTCTTCAGGCCGAGACCGAACGCATGGAGGCCTGGTGTCAGCAGATGGAGCAGGAGACCAAAGACAAACCGCTGTCAGAGGAGG TTTTGGGGAAGGTGCGCAGTGCCGTAGGATGCGCTCAGCTCTTGATGTCTCAGAAGTTCAAGCAGTTTCAGGGTCTCTGTGAGCAGAACCTG GATGCGAGTGCTCAGCCGCGGCCCACAGCGCAGGATCTGGCCGGTTTCTGGGATCTGCTGCAGCTCTCCATCGAGGACATCAGCATGAAGTTTGACGAGCTGCACCTCCTCAAGTCCAACGACTGGAAGATGTGCGAGACCCAGGACAAAAAG GAGGAGAAGAAGTCGGCTCCGTCCCACACACCAAAGAAGACGGTGAAGGTCAAACCCAGCGGAGGAAAGGAGAAGAGCAGCGACTCGCTGGCCGACAAACAGCGTCAGGAGGCCAGGAAGAGACTGATGGCGGCCAAGCGAGCGGTTTCTGAACGACAGAACTCTGCCACCGAGAGCGCCGAGAGCATCGAGATCTACGTCCCCGAGGCTCAGACGCGACTCTAA
- the LOC113041387 gene encoding disks large-associated protein 4-like isoform X2 — MKGLGANRGRHLSETCDPSAGPQEPLCPLAPDPHATFLLSPTVNHYATLDPHLHHFPVSTPTTLQSDYLLPLNNQLSTSSTFPRLHYTTQQEQSDYTQACVAQTGSHSGTLTSSMSMGMGLGLGLGAPAMISSGTATISSAAAAKMNRLPANLLDQLERHLPLQRDGFSTLQFHRRSRGSKQRSESPSRIRNLVQSVQKLFAKSQSMEVSAVKGSITAGPAGDAAKAARRSKSKDRAKTEGTKRRPRPNLSGFWSSDDGLEDEAPAQPAAGPLAVAYRNPLSMMTLGRAVSDSQAAPRTHPQGYNTIAAHTLKSSKSSGDLKPTVSLPPSTGQTGEHSLVKRGSWSTLTLCQARQVLQKGSATVNRTLLKSKSCHGQEMTCNFLQVPAGDWSGTTGKGGGGVGDIPCRRMRSGSYVKAMGDMEDSEDSDGPPSPKPSPKTAARRQSYLKATQHSLSEQQPPLLPPRSCMPSLCEVSTNRSLDNLECLMGANEAALQHWDADGGFGQRCSTLGRGSTMGQVEQGYRSGTAYGQLDSQALEALDLPTPSCFRSRSHSYLRAIQAGCSQDDDTGSADSDETPPITSSISSYSSATVSTCTAVYKKNPPPIPPRTTSKPYIAVTVQSSTESAQDTYLDSQDQRSEVNSQSGRSNSSDSIASSRTGSLVKAKRPPILPPIPAPREPVPLPSARVTTPPPTIVPPSLAPDAKNQPASLTVALSEPQAPPKRKLSSIGIQVDCVQPILREEQTPTTRFQSIGVQVEDGRPLSRYTSMASRQETTEAESQSDGKPSQNKTPHQSLDCGSVLKPSLQEKLDPALDPSSLPPPDPSLQAGSMNGAVEQPGGAACLRDGCWFQKLLQAETERMEAWCQQMEQETKDKPLSEEVLGKVRSAVGCAQLLMSQKFKQFQGLCEQNLDASAQPRPTAQDLAGFWDLLQLSIEDISMKFDELHLLKSNDWKMCETQDKKEEKKSAPSHTPKKTVKVKPSGGKEKSSDSLADKQRQEARKRLMAAKRAVSERQNSATESAESIEIYVPEAQTRL; from the exons GCTTGTGTGGCTCAGACTGGCAGTCACTCGGGCACGCTCACGTCCTCCATGTCCATGGGCATGGGTTTGGGTCTGGGACTGGGTGCTCCAGCTATGATCAGCAGCGGCACAGCCACCATCTCATCCGCGGCGGCCGCCAAGATGAACCGGCTCCCGGCCAACCTACTGGACCAGCTGGAGCGCCACCTACCCCTGCAGCGGGACGGCTTCAGCACGCTGCAGTTCCACCGGCGCAGCCGCGGCTCCAAGCAGCGCAGCGAGAGTCCCAGCCGCATCCGCAACCTGGTGCAGTCCGTCCAGAAGCTGTTCGCCAAGTCCCAGTCCATGGAGGTGTCGGCGGTCAAAGGGAGCATCACCGCGGGTCCAGCCGGAGACGCGGCTAAAGCGGCCCGCCGCAGCAAAAGCAAAGACCGCGCCAAGACCGAAGGCACCAAACGCCGTCCGCGACCCAATCTCTCAGGCTTCTGGAGCTCAGATGACGGTTTGGAGGACGAGGCGCCGGCTCAACCCGCCGCCGGGCCGTTAGCAGTGGCTTATCGAAACCCTCTCAGCATGATGACGCTGGGCAGGGCTGTGTCGGACAGTCAGGCGGCTCCCAGAACACATCCGCAGGGCTACAACACCATCGCAGCGCATACACTCAAATCCTCCAAGAGCAGTGGAGATCTCAAGCCCACCGTCAGCCTGCCGCCCTCCACGGGCCAGACGGGGGAACACTCGCTGGTCAAGAGGGGCTCGTGGTCCACGCTGACCCTCTGTCAGGCTCGACAGGTGCTCCAGAAGGGATCCGCCACCGTCAACCGCACCCTGCTCAAGTCCAAGTCCTGCCACGGCCAGGAGATGACCTGCAACTTCCTCCAG GTGCCTGCGGGTGACTGGAGCGGGACGACGGGTAAGGGAGGCGGCGGTGTGGGGGATATCCCGTGCAGACGGATGCGCAGCGGCAGTTATGTTAAAGCCATGGGAGACATGGAGGACAGCGAGGACTCGGACGGACCCCCTTCACCCAAACCCTCGCCCAAAACCGCCGCCAGACGCCAGAGTTACCTGAAGGCCACACAGCACTCGCTCAGTGAACAGCAGCCGCCGCTGCTACCCCCTCGCAG cTGTATGCCGTCTCTATGCGAGGTCTCCACCAATCGCAGCCTGGATAACCTGGAGTGTCTGATGGGAGCCAATGAGGCGGCTCTGCAGCACTGGGACGCTGATGGGGGCTTCGGTCAGCGCTGCTCCACACTGGGACGAGGCTCCACCATGGGACAG GTGGAGCAGGGCTACCGGAGCGGCACGGCGTACGGTCAGCTGGACTCTCAGGCGCTGGAGGCCTTGGATCTGCCCACACCCAGCTGCTTCCGCTCGCGGAGCCACAGTTACCTGCGCGCCATCCAGGCCGGCTGCTCTCAAGACGACGACACGGGCTCCGCAGACTCCGACGAGACGCCCCCCATAACCTCATCCATCAGCAGCTACAGCAGCGCCACCG TCTCCACGTGTACGGCCGTCTATAAGAAGAATCCTCCGCCTATTCCTCCTCGAACCACCTCCAAACCCTACATCGCGGTGACGGTCCAGAGCAGCACCGAATCGGCCCAGGACACGTACCTGGACAGCCAGGACCAGCGCAGCGAGGTCAACAGCCAATCAGGACGCAGCAACTCCTCCGACAGCATCGCCAGCTCTCGGACGGGGAGTCTGGTCAAGGCCAAGCGGCCACCCATCCTGCCCCCAATCCCCGCCCCGCGGGAACCCGTGCCCCTGCCCAGCGCCAGAGTGACCACGCCCCCTCCCACCATAGTCCCGCCCTCTCTCGCCCCAGACGCCAAAAACCAGCCAGCGAGCCTCACAGTGGCACTCAGCGAACCGCAAGCCCCGCCCAAAAGAAAGCTCTCCTCCATTGGCATTCAG GTGGACTGTGTGCAGCCGATTCTGAGAGAGGAGCAAACTCCCACCACCAGGTTCCAGTCCATCGGGGTTCAGGTTGAAGACGGCAGGCC ACTCAGTCGCTACACTAGCATGGCGTCTAGACAGGAGACGACGGAGGCTGAATCTCAGTCCGACGGTAAACCCTCGCAGAACAAGACGCCCCACCAGAGTCTGGACTGCGGCAGCGTTCTCAAACCCTCGCTGCAGGAGAAGCTGGACCCAGCGCTGGACCCGTCCTCCCTCCCGCCGCCCGACCCGTCTCTGCAGGCTGGGAGCATGAACGGGGCCGTGGAGCAGCCTGGGGGTGCGGCGTGCCTCAGGGACGGGTGCTGGTTCCAGAAACTTCTTCAGGCCGAGACCGAACGCATGGAGGCCTGGTGTCAGCAGATGGAGCAGGAGACCAAAGACAAACCGCTGTCAGAGGAGG TTTTGGGGAAGGTGCGCAGTGCCGTAGGATGCGCTCAGCTCTTGATGTCTCAGAAGTTCAAGCAGTTTCAGGGTCTCTGTGAGCAGAACCTG GATGCGAGTGCTCAGCCGCGGCCCACAGCGCAGGATCTGGCCGGTTTCTGGGATCTGCTGCAGCTCTCCATCGAGGACATCAGCATGAAGTTTGACGAGCTGCACCTCCTCAAGTCCAACGACTGGAAGATGTGCGAGACCCAGGACAAAAAG GAGGAGAAGAAGTCGGCTCCGTCCCACACACCAAAGAAGACGGTGAAGGTCAAACCCAGCGGAGGAAAGGAGAAGAGCAGCGACTCGCTGGCCGACAAACAGCGTCAGGAGGCCAGGAAGAGACTGATGGCGGCCAAGCGAGCGGTTTCTGAACGACAGAACTCTGCCACCGAGAGCGCCGAGAGCATCGAGATCTACGTCCCCGAGGCTCAGACGCGACTCTAA